In Chlorogloeopsis sp. ULAP01, the following are encoded in one genomic region:
- a CDS encoding sigma 54-interacting transcriptional regulator, giving the protein MTSQQTVIWLQERTALGILSPEPLSAIAQILEEKVFPANHNIATEGTPPEALYILLEGQLESNSSNKNNPSLAVGFLPGSIIHLQEILLDELPQRTITTITECRFWVVPAAQFREVINQYPEIAQVVSRMLAQELAQLASAFSYEQERSLALRPYLVTKAQRGIVGTSRYAVRLREQIREAASDRKSVLIFGEPGLEKDNIAALIHFGSKQRREPIVKINCGILQTSGAELFGRAGGKPGLLEWLGEGTLVLNNIQEIPPELLPQVKKLLQDNTYIPVTRSGDSPSEPRTSCARIVIVAEKAQPQIERCVGRIIKVPPLRVRKADTNAQVEYYISLYTRARGIAKPHITPEALRRLQSYDFPGNIKELQNLVERAIVQAGEAQELTEEIFWAAETKKKRFRVNLLNAYPGLRKFLRSSWWPDRINYGFTVAGFAFIVAVLFVGPQTRDRNFALNLFWAWWWPVFLLLFPFLGRIWCAVCPFMIYGEITQKLSTWLLPIKLKRWPREKAEKWGGWFLFGMFTLIFLWEELWHLENTAYLSACLLLLITAGAMIFSAIFERRFWCRYLCPIGGMNGLYAKLSMTELRAQQGICSATCTTYQCYKGGPQKGEGMETDGCPLYSHPAQLEDNRDCVLCMTCLKACPHRSVEFNLRPPGIELWTTHIPRSYEVALLFLLMGGVYLHRLPELQSWLGIQIDLTQFLPHLGLSLLALIIPVTIPFLGYGLIKVYCWLNNYISSVNAVKIPNRIKPRAFIELAYGYLPLVLGGNLAHYLRLGLGEGGQILPVFFATFGLNGEQLPVVVAHPAVIAFLQGATLIFSVLLSVLLTQKIARQPLRVLLWQHLAAIGLGASMWRIIVSG; this is encoded by the coding sequence ATGACATCACAACAGACAGTGATATGGCTACAAGAACGCACAGCTTTAGGAATTCTCTCACCTGAACCTTTAAGTGCGATCGCTCAAATCCTCGAAGAAAAAGTTTTTCCAGCAAACCACAATATTGCTACTGAGGGTACTCCTCCAGAAGCACTTTATATTCTGTTGGAAGGTCAGCTCGAAAGCAATAGCAGTAATAAAAATAACCCAAGTTTAGCTGTTGGTTTTCTCCCCGGTTCTATCATTCACTTACAAGAAATACTGTTGGATGAGTTGCCTCAGCGCACAATTACTACTATTACAGAATGTCGCTTTTGGGTTGTGCCTGCTGCTCAATTTCGAGAAGTAATCAATCAATACCCAGAAATTGCTCAAGTTGTGTCGCGGATGTTAGCACAGGAATTGGCACAGCTAGCATCTGCTTTTAGCTACGAGCAAGAACGCTCTTTGGCATTACGTCCTTATTTAGTCACAAAGGCGCAACGAGGTATTGTAGGGACAAGTCGCTATGCGGTGCGTTTGCGCGAACAAATTCGGGAAGCAGCAAGCGATCGCAAGTCAGTTTTGATTTTCGGTGAACCGGGATTAGAAAAAGACAATATTGCTGCTCTGATTCATTTTGGTTCTAAACAACGGCGAGAACCAATTGTCAAAATTAACTGCGGCATTCTCCAAACTAGTGGGGCTGAATTATTTGGGCGTGCTGGCGGCAAACCCGGACTTTTGGAATGGTTGGGGGAAGGGACTCTTGTTCTCAACAATATCCAAGAAATTCCGCCTGAGTTGCTGCCCCAAGTCAAAAAACTATTACAAGATAATACGTATATTCCCGTAACTCGTTCAGGTGATTCACCCAGCGAACCCCGCACCAGTTGCGCCCGCATTGTGATAGTTGCAGAAAAAGCTCAACCCCAAATTGAACGCTGTGTTGGTCGAATTATTAAAGTACCGCCGCTACGGGTACGGAAAGCCGATACTAATGCTCAAGTCGAATATTATATCAGTCTTTACACTCGCGCTAGAGGTATTGCCAAACCGCATATTACTCCAGAAGCTTTACGCCGTCTACAGTCCTATGATTTTCCTGGCAATATCAAAGAGTTACAAAACTTGGTGGAACGAGCAATTGTCCAAGCAGGGGAGGCACAAGAGTTAACAGAAGAAATTTTCTGGGCAGCAGAAACAAAGAAAAAGCGATTTCGGGTGAATCTTTTAAATGCCTATCCTGGTTTGCGGAAGTTTCTGCGCAGTTCGTGGTGGCCTGATCGCATTAATTATGGGTTTACTGTTGCTGGTTTTGCCTTTATTGTTGCGGTATTATTTGTAGGGCCACAAACACGCGATCGTAATTTTGCTTTAAATCTATTTTGGGCTTGGTGGTGGCCTGTATTTCTTCTCCTGTTTCCTTTTCTGGGCAGGATCTGGTGTGCCGTTTGTCCGTTCATGATTTACGGTGAAATCACGCAGAAATTATCGACATGGTTGTTGCCTATAAAACTTAAGCGCTGGCCAAGAGAGAAAGCTGAAAAATGGGGTGGATGGTTTTTATTTGGGATGTTTACCCTAATTTTCTTATGGGAAGAACTCTGGCACTTAGAAAATACAGCTTATCTTTCAGCTTGTTTATTGTTGTTAATTACAGCAGGGGCAATGATTTTCTCTGCCATTTTTGAGAGGCGATTTTGGTGTCGTTATCTTTGCCCCATCGGCGGCATGAACGGTTTATATGCCAAACTTTCAATGACGGAACTACGAGCGCAACAAGGTATTTGTTCTGCTACTTGTACTACATATCAATGTTATAAAGGAGGCCCGCAGAAAGGTGAGGGAATGGAAACTGACGGTTGTCCCTTATACTCTCACCCAGCACAGCTAGAAGATAATAGAGACTGCGTATTATGTATGACTTGTCTGAAGGCTTGTCCCCATCGTTCCGTCGAGTTTAATTTACGTCCTCCTGGTATTGAATTATGGACAACTCACATACCTCGCAGTTATGAAGTGGCACTGTTGTTTTTACTGATGGGTGGAGTATATTTGCATCGTCTGCCGGAGTTACAATCTTGGCTGGGAATACAAATAGATTTAACTCAGTTTTTGCCGCATTTGGGATTATCTCTACTGGCTTTAATTATTCCCGTGACTATTCCTTTTCTGGGATATGGATTGATAAAGGTTTATTGCTGGTTAAATAATTACATCTCTTCTGTGAATGCGGTTAAAATCCCAAATCGGATCAAACCGCGAGCTTTTATAGAGCTAGCTTATGGTTATTTGCCATTGGTACTAGGAGGTAACTTGGCTCATTATCTGCGCTTGGGCTTAGGAGAAGGAGGGCAGATATTACCAGTGTTTTTTGCAACATTTGGCTTGAATGGCGAACAATTGCCAGTTGTAGTGGCGCACCCTGCCGTCATTGCTTTTTTACAGGGGGCTACCTTAATTTTCTCTGTTCTGCTATCTGTATTACTAACACAAAAAATTGCTCGGCAACCGTTGCGTGTGCTGCTATGGCAACATCTTGCAGCTATTGGGCTAGGAGCAAGTATGTGGCGGATAATCGTGTCTGGTTAA
- a CDS encoding low temperature requirement protein A, which translates to MTNFLQPPRLRTSEDGEEHRHATWLELFYDLVFVVAVSQLAHNLKENVSLSGFLGFVFLFIPVWWSWIGTTMYANRFDSDDIGRRLLVALQMLTAAALAVNIHYGLGESATGFALAYALGRAVLIVEYIRAGIHIPAARPLTTRYATGFTIAAIVWLVSAFISPPWRFVLWGVGIIVDLVTPFTATKFQLKLLPHASHLPERFGLFTIIVLGEAIIAVVDGVSQQKWDVLSVIAAIFGLCIAFSLWWVYFDNLGGTPIQTARAEGKISTVAIWLYTHLPLVIGIAAAGVGVEEVLMSKQTVPLADTTRWLLCGSVGLCYLALGILHRVGVIRYCKIRSEYRLGTTIAVMAIAIFGKGLSPVAVIGLVTVACAVQVVQDLYQSRPTTRLVEPGI; encoded by the coding sequence ATGACAAATTTTTTGCAACCTCCACGCTTACGTACCAGTGAAGACGGCGAAGAACATCGACACGCCACTTGGCTAGAACTGTTTTATGATTTGGTGTTTGTGGTTGCGGTTTCTCAACTCGCCCATAATCTCAAAGAAAATGTTTCACTATCAGGATTTCTAGGTTTTGTTTTTCTGTTTATACCCGTGTGGTGGTCGTGGATTGGCACTACTATGTATGCTAATCGCTTTGATAGCGACGATATCGGACGGCGTTTGCTGGTTGCTTTACAAATGCTGACAGCAGCAGCGTTGGCTGTTAATATCCACTACGGTTTGGGTGAAAGTGCTACTGGCTTTGCCCTTGCCTATGCTCTTGGTCGAGCTGTACTGATTGTAGAATACATCCGTGCTGGTATACACATTCCCGCAGCGCGTCCCCTCACAACACGTTATGCCACGGGTTTTACTATTGCTGCCATAGTATGGCTAGTATCTGCATTTATCAGCCCACCTTGGCGTTTTGTCCTCTGGGGAGTGGGAATTATTGTTGATTTGGTAACACCTTTTACAGCAACAAAGTTTCAGCTTAAACTACTACCCCACGCTTCCCATCTACCAGAACGTTTTGGGCTATTTACGATCATTGTTTTAGGTGAAGCAATTATTGCTGTGGTTGATGGTGTTTCTCAGCAGAAATGGGATGTTTTGAGCGTAATTGCTGCTATATTCGGTCTATGTATCGCTTTTAGCTTGTGGTGGGTTTATTTTGATAATCTTGGTGGCACACCGATTCAAACAGCACGGGCAGAAGGAAAAATTAGTACAGTTGCAATCTGGCTATATACCCATTTACCTTTAGTCATTGGTATCGCGGCGGCAGGAGTTGGTGTAGAAGAAGTTTTGATGAGTAAGCAAACAGTACCGCTAGCCGATACAACACGATGGTTGCTCTGCGGCTCTGTAGGTTTATGTTACCTAGCTTTAGGTATTCTCCACCGCGTTGGCGTTATTCGCTACTGTAAAATTCGCTCTGAATATAGACTCGGAACAACTATTGCTGTAATGGCGATCGCTATTTTTGGTAAAGGTTTATCACCTGTTGCAGTCATTGGACTTGTAACTGTAGCCTGTGCTGTACAAGTTGTGCAAGACTTATATCAGAGCCGCCCCACTACCCGCTTGGTTGAACCAGGAATTTAG
- a CDS encoding CHAD domain-containing protein gives MTLASNSKVKSNVKSLGYYAYSAIQKHFKKTLKWETEVKKDKDPEALHQMRVGIRRLRTAVSRFDQALNLPKLVSDKNLGKIARRLGNLRDLDVLKETLENLVQPDLPKKERQSLQTAFDALEKQREKALQDVRTTFKDERYKSIKQSLQDWLDEPSYQPLASLPMQEVLPDLLLPEISSFLLHPGWLVGIQVENSGVITSQDWEAETIEQELTTNGKLLHSLRKQTKRLRYQMELFSDLYGESYTNYVAQVKNIQDILGSMQDSVVLSEWFVDVFKCELHTQLPTLANVLAQNRYRMWQQWQPLQEQYLKTETKQELRLTVLQPLKD, from the coding sequence ATGACCTTAGCTAGCAACTCGAAAGTGAAAAGCAACGTAAAAAGTTTAGGATACTATGCGTATTCAGCAATCCAAAAACACTTTAAAAAAACTTTGAAATGGGAAACAGAAGTAAAAAAAGATAAAGATCCAGAAGCGCTGCATCAAATGCGAGTAGGTATACGTCGCCTGCGAACTGCTGTCAGTAGGTTTGATCAAGCGTTAAATTTGCCGAAGTTAGTTAGCGATAAAAACCTCGGTAAAATTGCACGTCGTCTTGGCAATTTGCGAGACTTAGATGTGCTAAAAGAAACTTTAGAAAATCTCGTTCAACCAGATTTACCGAAAAAAGAACGGCAATCTCTACAAACAGCTTTCGATGCCTTGGAAAAACAGCGTGAAAAAGCACTGCAAGATGTGCGAACAACATTTAAAGATGAGCGTTATAAATCAATAAAACAAAGCTTACAAGATTGGTTGGATGAACCTAGTTATCAACCACTAGCATCTCTACCGATGCAGGAAGTTTTACCAGATTTACTTTTGCCAGAGATCAGTAGTTTCTTGCTGCATCCAGGTTGGTTAGTCGGAATTCAAGTGGAAAATTCAGGAGTAATTACCTCACAAGACTGGGAAGCAGAAACAATAGAACAAGAATTAACAACCAATGGCAAGCTTCTTCATAGTTTGCGTAAACAAACTAAACGCCTGCGGTACCAAATGGAGTTATTTAGCGACTTATATGGTGAATCTTACACAAATTATGTTGCCCAAGTCAAAAATATCCAAGATATTTTGGGATCTATGCAAGATAGCGTAGTTTTAAGTGAGTGGTTTGTGGATGTTTTCAAATGCGAACTTCACACTCAACTTCCTACTTTGGCTAATGTATTAGCCCAAAATCGCTATCGAATGTGGCAACAGTGGCAACCCCTGCAAGAGCAATATCTAAAAACTGAAACCAAACAAGAATTGCGTTTAACAGTACTTCAGCCTCTCAAAGACTAA
- a CDS encoding DUF3616 domain-containing protein, whose protein sequence is MQNPNFLNQVLLTFTDNFKEHREDLSAVMLTDQKYLWLGSDETSTIERLYWENNNFAQHKQFHVAEYISLPAPEEEEIDIEGIDYSGYYLWIVGSHSWKRKKPKSKKSDVENIKRLTQVKSEPNRYILARIPLVDGELHKSCPHPEDSNVQLTAGKLEVTQQGNLLMEALADDPHLGFFVKAEIPGKDNGFDIEGITVYQNRIFVGLRGPVLRGWAVMLEIEVNSSQPGVLSLQNISEEERQYKKHFIFLNGLGIRDLCVHGEDLLILAGPTMDLDGPVQLYCLPGGVHLQENVLHNPKLVQDFPYGNRDDHAEGITLSQDLFGEPSLLVVYDSPAKARLVDDSGVIADIFKLG, encoded by the coding sequence ATGCAAAACCCAAACTTTTTAAATCAAGTTTTACTTACATTTACTGATAATTTTAAAGAACACAGGGAAGACTTATCGGCAGTGATGCTGACAGATCAAAAGTATTTATGGTTAGGATCAGATGAAACCTCAACTATTGAACGTCTGTACTGGGAGAATAATAATTTTGCCCAGCATAAACAATTTCATGTAGCAGAATATATCAGTTTACCCGCCCCAGAAGAGGAAGAAATTGATATTGAAGGTATTGATTACAGTGGTTATTATCTGTGGATAGTTGGTTCTCATAGCTGGAAACGCAAAAAACCAAAATCCAAAAAATCTGATGTCGAAAATATTAAGAGATTAACACAAGTTAAATCAGAACCAAACCGCTATATTTTAGCTCGTATTCCTCTTGTTGACGGTGAGTTACACAAATCTTGCCCTCATCCAGAAGATTCTAATGTGCAGTTAACTGCTGGCAAATTAGAAGTAACGCAGCAGGGAAACTTACTGATGGAAGCTTTAGCAGACGATCCTCATTTAGGTTTTTTTGTCAAAGCAGAAATTCCCGGTAAAGATAATGGCTTTGATATTGAAGGTATAACAGTCTATCAAAACCGTATTTTTGTGGGATTGCGCGGCCCTGTACTGCGTGGTTGGGCTGTAATGTTGGAAATAGAAGTAAATTCATCTCAACCAGGAGTGCTGAGTTTACAGAATATTTCAGAAGAGGAAAGGCAGTACAAAAAGCATTTTATATTCTTGAATGGTTTAGGGATTAGAGACTTGTGCGTGCATGGAGAGGACTTGTTAATCTTAGCAGGACCAACAATGGATTTGGATGGGCCAGTGCAACTATACTGTTTGCCAGGAGGGGTTCACTTGCAAGAAAATGTCCTTCATAATCCAAAGTTAGTACAAGACTTTCCCTATGGAAATCGGGACGATCATGCTGAGGGTATAACCTTATCTCAAGATTTGTTTGGAGAACCTTCCCTGTTGGTGGTTTATGACTCTCCAGCAAAGGCTAGGCTGGTAGATGATAGTGGTGTTATAGCAGATATATTCAAGCTAGGTTAA
- a CDS encoding DUF4383 domain-containing protein — protein MENINAAKLTERYCALTIGILFLVLGIAGFIPAFVSLPGTTASYIPANMAPGAYSAGFGYVFGIFPTNFLHNLVYCAVGLLGIASYTNATSARLFNATFAVAYIIIAIMGLLPFGKTMFGLMPIFGNNVWLNALTAIAAGYYGLIIPNKIAGTNVSHNV, from the coding sequence ATGGAAAACATTAACGCGGCAAAACTGACAGAGCGTTACTGTGCTTTAACTATTGGCATTCTCTTTCTAGTTCTTGGTATAGCTGGATTTATACCAGCTTTTGTTTCATTACCAGGAACAACAGCATCCTATATCCCCGCTAACATGGCTCCTGGTGCCTATTCTGCCGGATTTGGCTATGTATTTGGGATTTTCCCCACTAACTTCTTGCATAATCTTGTATATTGTGCCGTGGGTTTGTTAGGAATTGCTTCTTATACTAACGCCACAAGTGCGCGACTTTTCAATGCTACTTTTGCAGTCGCCTATATCATCATCGCCATTATGGGATTATTGCCCTTTGGTAAAACGATGTTTGGTTTAATGCCTATTTTTGGTAACAATGTTTGGCTGAATGCTTTAACAGCGATCGCTGCTGGCTACTATGGGCTAATCATACCAAATAAAATAGCAGGCACGAATGTATCGCATAACGTTTAA
- a CDS encoding PLP-dependent aminotransferase family protein, producing MKIFLDRQSPQPIYLQIRDRISSLIKSGALQSGDRLPSIRSLAKSLQVNKLTIIEAYSVLEADGAISARQGSGYFVSTQTIPSANPQPTFSPTQEVIIKEPGSNSFFDMHVSGVHAQRQPGMIDLSFGCPRPPKNLTQIAKRALNQADALSKYDLPQGQLTLRRQIAQMLVHQGLDVSTENLIVTNGSEQALSLAIYHFVRPGDWVIVEAPTYFGVIAILESLGAKIIGIPMTPEGINLELLEQYLCSHHPKLIYTISTLHNPTGLTTTQAHRQKLLALAEQYECPLLEDNAYEGLNFEPVPAPIKALDKTNWVTYVGTFSKTLVPGLRVGYMVVTGEHYQAILERKLFHDVHVSTFSQAIVSEYLASGHYRRHLSQLRTENLQSRNIMLQAIENYFPEEARWTVPKGGLFLWVQLPGDVPIQDITKEALSQNILIFCGSPFFPDKQGYPAMRLTFANSAEDIEKGISILGNLLKKYLYRGRKSISNYQSLVNIS from the coding sequence GTGAAAATTTTTTTAGATCGGCAGTCACCTCAACCTATTTATTTGCAAATTCGCGATCGCATTAGTAGTCTGATTAAATCTGGAGCACTACAATCAGGCGATCGCCTTCCCTCAATCCGTTCTCTAGCAAAGAGTTTACAAGTAAATAAACTAACTATTATTGAGGCTTATAGTGTTTTAGAAGCAGACGGTGCAATCTCTGCACGCCAGGGTTCTGGATATTTTGTCAGCACTCAAACTATTCCTTCTGCAAATCCGCAGCCAACCTTTTCCCCTACTCAAGAAGTAATTATTAAAGAGCCAGGCAGTAATTCTTTTTTTGATATGCATGTATCTGGGGTGCATGCACAGAGACAACCAGGGATGATAGATTTAAGCTTTGGTTGCCCTCGTCCTCCAAAAAATTTAACACAAATTGCTAAACGAGCGCTTAACCAAGCAGATGCACTATCCAAGTATGATCTGCCTCAAGGACAGTTAACACTACGCAGACAAATTGCTCAAATGTTGGTACATCAAGGATTAGATGTATCAACGGAAAACTTAATTGTTACTAATGGTTCTGAGCAAGCTTTGTCATTGGCAATTTATCATTTTGTGCGTCCAGGAGATTGGGTAATTGTAGAAGCTCCCACATATTTTGGAGTGATTGCCATCCTAGAAAGTTTAGGAGCAAAGATCATTGGTATTCCTATGACTCCTGAAGGAATAAATTTAGAATTATTAGAACAATATTTGTGCAGTCATCACCCGAAATTAATTTACACTATCAGTACACTACACAATCCTACAGGTTTGACAACTACCCAAGCTCACCGCCAAAAATTGCTTGCCCTAGCCGAACAATATGAATGTCCGCTTTTAGAAGATAACGCTTATGAAGGATTAAATTTTGAGCCTGTACCAGCTCCAATCAAAGCTTTAGATAAAACTAATTGGGTAACTTATGTTGGTACATTTTCTAAAACTTTAGTACCTGGGTTAAGAGTTGGTTATATGGTAGTTACAGGCGAACATTATCAAGCCATTCTTGAGCGTAAATTATTTCACGATGTTCATGTGTCCACCTTTTCTCAGGCAATAGTTAGTGAATATTTAGCATCAGGGCATTACCGCCGTCACCTCAGTCAATTGCGAACAGAAAATCTTCAAAGTCGCAATATTATGCTCCAAGCAATAGAGAATTATTTTCCGGAAGAGGCAAGATGGACTGTTCCTAAAGGAGGTTTATTTCTTTGGGTGCAATTACCAGGAGATGTTCCCATTCAAGATATCACGAAAGAAGCTTTATCACAAAATATTTTAATTTTTTGCGGTTCACCATTTTTCCCAGATAAACAAGGATACCCAGCAATGCGACTGACTTTCGCTAACTCAGCAGAGGATATCGAAAAAGGAATTTCTATTTTGGGTAACTTGCTGAAAAAATATCTTTACAGAGGACGTAAAAGTATATCTAATTATCAATCGCTTGTTAATATTAGCTAG
- a CDS encoding DUF1838 domain-containing protein: protein MVAQIQELDASHWVKTRSSLDPNESSFLIWTGKIYAFMPGEKRTLLFKMVGMNVSRCIPTEESSWDFTSRELTYYLNPQTEEILHKWDNPWTGETVTIMHVANSPVQGNFRGKFPALVDGDSTTFMFDIFPTYDNPLTEDSKLAQYSPQSTYQAAELFKITVPTADLFNEEMSSVSQLRLSWDRIGQWLPWMNMGDRPGYLIYSAYGSKVSGFNELPQLLQDEINTRVPLYKNAPKSCSDEVEDMTSWLYFQQNFDAYLAGERFPLPVTEENEGITKK from the coding sequence ATGGTTGCCCAAATTCAAGAATTAGATGCCTCGCACTGGGTTAAAACTCGTTCATCCCTCGATCCTAACGAATCCAGCTTTCTGATTTGGACAGGTAAAATTTACGCTTTTATGCCCGGTGAAAAACGAACACTCTTGTTTAAAATGGTCGGTATGAATGTCAGTAGGTGTATTCCCACTGAAGAGAGTAGCTGGGATTTTACCTCTAGAGAACTGACTTACTATCTCAATCCCCAAACAGAGGAGATTTTACATAAGTGGGATAATCCTTGGACGGGAGAAACAGTTACGATTATGCACGTCGCCAATAGTCCAGTACAAGGCAATTTTAGGGGGAAGTTTCCGGCGCTAGTAGACGGTGATAGCACAACTTTCATGTTTGATATATTTCCTACTTATGATAATCCCCTAACAGAAGATTCTAAATTAGCTCAATACAGTCCACAATCTACTTATCAAGCTGCGGAGTTATTTAAAATCACTGTCCCCACCGCAGATTTATTTAATGAGGAAATGTCTTCAGTTTCTCAACTAAGGCTAAGTTGGGATAGGATTGGTCAATGGTTACCTTGGATGAACATGGGCGATCGCCCCGGTTATCTTATCTATAGTGCTTACGGCAGCAAAGTTAGTGGCTTTAACGAGTTACCACAACTGCTTCAAGATGAAATTAATACCCGCGTTCCTTTATATAAAAATGCTCCAAAATCCTGTTCAGATGAAGTGGAAGATATGACATCATGGCTTTACTTTCAACAAAATTTTGATGCTTACTTAGCTGGCGAAAGATTCCCACTGCCAGTTACAGAAGAAAATGAAGGAATTACCAAAAAATAA
- a CDS encoding SDR family oxidoreductase, protein MNQVLKSKVALVAGATRGAGRGIATELGAAGAIVYVTGRTTHAHRSEYNRSETIEQTADLVNQAGGQGIPVQVEHLDQAQVQALVARIESEQGRLDILVNDIGAEYLVDLNKPIWELSLDRGLRMLRLAIDTHIITSHFALPLLIKNPGGLVIEITDGTAEYNEKNYRLSLFYDLAKTSVIRMAWALAQELQPHKCTAVALTPGWLRSEIMLDHFEVSEANWQDATAKEPHFVISETPRYIGRAVACLAQDPDVARWNGQSLSSGQLAKVYGFTDLDGSQPDAWRYIREVADVGKPADATGYR, encoded by the coding sequence ATGAATCAGGTTCTTAAGAGCAAAGTAGCTCTGGTGGCTGGAGCAACACGCGGGGCGGGTCGTGGCATCGCCACTGAACTGGGTGCGGCTGGTGCAATTGTTTATGTCACAGGTCGAACCACCCACGCTCATCGCTCCGAATACAACCGTTCTGAAACCATTGAACAGACAGCAGACCTAGTGAATCAAGCGGGCGGTCAGGGCATCCCTGTTCAGGTCGAGCATCTCGATCAGGCACAGGTTCAGGCTCTAGTGGCACGAATTGAGAGCGAACAAGGGCGGTTAGATATTTTGGTCAACGATATCGGCGCAGAATACCTAGTGGATTTGAACAAGCCTATTTGGGAGCTTTCTTTGGATCGGGGACTACGAATGCTGAGGTTGGCGATCGACACGCATATCATTACCAGCCACTTTGCACTGCCGCTGTTAATCAAAAATCCGGGCGGACTGGTTATCGAAATCACCGATGGCACGGCAGAATATAACGAAAAAAACTATCGACTGTCGCTGTTTTACGATCTAGCAAAAACATCGGTAATCCGCATGGCTTGGGCACTGGCGCAAGAGCTTCAACCCCATAAATGCACAGCCGTTGCATTGACTCCAGGCTGGTTGCGCTCAGAAATTATGTTGGATCACTTTGAGGTGAGCGAAGCAAACTGGCAGGATGCCACAGCAAAAGAGCCTCACTTCGTTATCTCTGAAACCCCCCGTTATATCGGTCGTGCCGTTGCCTGTCTTGCCCAAGATCCGGATGTTGCTCGCTGGAATGGTCAGTCGCTATCGAGCGGTCAACTAGCTAAGGTTTATGGCTTTACAGATCTGGATGGTTCCCAGCCTGATGCTTGGCGCTACATCCGTGAGGTTGCAGATGTTGGTAAACCTGCTGACGCAACTGGATATAGGTAG
- a CDS encoding alpha/beta hydrolase, producing the protein MNLRKGRLESQYTNVDGLWMHSRVSVDVLPQDAPVVILVHGVVVSSRYMIPTAELLAPYYRVYAPDFPGYGESDKPKHVLELPELADTLCRWMDAVRIERATMLGNSFGCQIIAEFAMRHSDRLERAVLQGPTIDRHARNLPQQLWRFILNSPLEDPSQTPIQIYDYWLAGLPRFARTVQIALTDRIETKLPYLRVPTLVVRGKEDPVVSQEWTEEVVNLLPDARLVVIPSGGHTLNYSKPLELSRVTRAFIDATEKKERFNANTLV; encoded by the coding sequence ATGAACCTACGCAAAGGAAGATTGGAAAGCCAGTACACGAATGTAGATGGTTTGTGGATGCATTCACGTGTATCCGTGGATGTACTTCCCCAGGATGCTCCTGTGGTGATTTTGGTGCATGGGGTGGTAGTTTCCAGCCGTTATATGATTCCTACTGCCGAGTTGCTGGCTCCCTATTACCGTGTCTATGCACCAGATTTCCCTGGTTATGGCGAAAGTGACAAGCCAAAGCACGTATTAGAGTTGCCAGAGTTGGCAGACACTTTATGCCGATGGATGGATGCGGTGAGAATTGAGCGGGCAACCATGCTCGGTAACTCCTTTGGCTGTCAAATTATTGCAGAGTTTGCCATGCGCCATAGCGATCGCCTTGAGCGAGCCGTCTTGCAGGGGCCGACAATTGATCGACACGCACGCAACTTACCCCAGCAATTGTGGCGTTTTATACTCAATTCTCCTTTAGAAGATCCTTCCCAAACTCCCATTCAAATTTATGATTACTGGCTGGCTGGCTTGCCACGCTTTGCCCGTACCGTGCAAATAGCGCTAACAGATCGGATCGAAACCAAACTTCCCTACCTGCGTGTGCCTACTCTCGTCGTGCGCGGTAAAGAAGATCCGGTTGTGTCCCAAGAGTGGACTGAGGAAGTCGTCAATCTCTTACCAGATGCTCGACTGGTTGTAATTCCAAGCGGAGGACATACCCTCAATTACAGTAAACCCTTAGAACTATCCCGTGTGACAAGAGCGTTCATCGACGCTACAGAAAAAAAGGAGAGGTTTAATGCAAACACCCTTGTTTAA